The following proteins are co-located in the Candidatus Methylomirabilis limnetica genome:
- the hisD gene encoding histidinol dehydrogenase, with protein sequence MRLLHAGSRECTLFFSQLRSRQGTMPVEVEQAVRDILEEIRTGGDAALFDLTQRFDGVRLDATSVQVGPGEIDEAYAALAPASLEALKTAASRIRAFHLRQLRSSWFSEEDGAIVGMLARPLERVGIYAPGGTAAYPSTVLMNAIPAAIAGVAEVVMCTPPSRDGKVAGAVLVAADLCGVHAIYKVGGAQAIAAMAYGTASIPKVDKIVGPGNVYVATAKRLVFGQVGIDMIAGPTELLIIADEEARAAWVAADILSQAEHDPLSSAMLLTPSQRLAEEVVDEVKRQVALLPRRQIAETSLEQFGAVVVVKGLHEAATLSNEVSPEHLELQVKDPWGLLPQIRHAGAIFMGGASPEVVGDYLAGPNHVLPTGGTARFASPLSVDDFQHRTSLIAFSQQKLEALEPTLVELARLEGLEAHARAASIRRLA encoded by the coding sequence GCTCCATGCTGGATCGCGCGAGTGTACGCTGTTCTTCTCGCAGCTCAGGTCCCGACAGGGCACCATGCCCGTCGAGGTCGAGCAGGCCGTTCGCGACATCCTGGAAGAGATACGGACAGGCGGCGATGCCGCCCTGTTCGATCTGACGCAGCGGTTCGATGGGGTCCGCCTCGATGCTACCTCAGTACAGGTAGGGCCAGGGGAGATCGATGAGGCATACGCGGCCCTGGCACCCGCCTCTCTTGAAGCCCTCAAGACGGCGGCGTCGCGGATCAGGGCCTTCCATCTGCGACAACTCCGCTCCTCCTGGTTCTCGGAGGAAGACGGGGCGATCGTCGGGATGCTCGCTCGTCCGCTTGAGCGGGTAGGGATCTATGCCCCTGGGGGCACGGCGGCCTACCCGTCCACGGTACTCATGAATGCGATCCCGGCTGCGATTGCCGGCGTGGCGGAGGTCGTGATGTGCACGCCGCCGAGTCGGGACGGCAAAGTGGCTGGAGCGGTGTTGGTCGCCGCTGATCTCTGCGGGGTTCATGCGATCTATAAGGTAGGTGGTGCCCAGGCGATAGCGGCCATGGCTTACGGGACCGCGTCGATCCCGAAGGTCGATAAGATCGTCGGCCCAGGCAATGTCTATGTTGCGACCGCCAAGCGTCTCGTCTTCGGGCAGGTAGGGATCGATATGATCGCTGGCCCGACGGAGTTGTTGATCATTGCCGACGAGGAGGCCAGGGCCGCGTGGGTTGCCGCCGACATCCTCTCCCAGGCTGAGCACGATCCACTCTCCAGCGCCATGCTGCTCACACCTTCCCAGCGGCTTGCCGAAGAGGTGGTGGACGAGGTGAAACGGCAGGTCGCACTGCTGCCAAGGCGGCAGATTGCTGAGACCTCCCTAGAACAGTTCGGTGCAGTAGTCGTAGTGAAGGGGCTTCACGAGGCCGCCACCCTCTCCAACGAGGTCTCGCCGGAACACCTGGAGCTGCAGGTGAAGGATCCCTGGGGACTATTGCCACAGATCAGGCACGCTGGCGCCATCTTCATGGGGGGCGCAAGTCCGGAGGTGGTGGGCGATTACTTGGCCGGGCCGAATCATGTTCTGCCGACCGGAGGGACGGCACGCTTCGCCTCCCCCCTTTCCGTAGACGATTTTCAGCACAGAACATCACTGATCGCCTTTAGCCAGCAGAAACTGGAGGCGCTGGAGCCAACATTGGTCGAGCTAGCCCGCTTAGAGGGGCTTGAGGCCCATGCCAGGGCAGCCTCTATCAGGAGGCTCGCATGA
- the hisC gene encoding histidinol-phosphate transaminase, which yields MKTLRLLDLVKPEVLSLTAYRAEERRPDLVKLDANESPFPLPEELRQELRYALDQVAVHRYPDPKEDRLRSVLAVQLQVAPGALVLGNGSDELIQLLLLATSGPGTTILAPVPTFSMYELIARAQGLRFEGVPLGSRFELDMPRLIETIERRNPKVIFLATPNNPTGGVLSEAEMCKILAVAPGLVVVDEAYGPYAGRTMLPHLVDQERLVILSSLSKIGLAGLRIGYLVAHPALTAELEKVRLPFNLNAFSQVAAAVLLNHQEWIDASVREVVRERTRVMDRLVALPGVEPFPSAANFILFRTTLPGNDVFEAVLGQGVLVRNLGSVPGLQNCLRVTVGTDAENDRFLDALTKALR from the coding sequence ATGAAGACGCTACGTCTTCTCGATCTGGTCAAACCCGAGGTCTTGAGCCTCACGGCGTATCGAGCTGAGGAACGACGACCCGATCTTGTCAAGCTCGATGCCAACGAAAGCCCGTTCCCGCTTCCGGAGGAGCTTCGCCAGGAGCTCCGGTACGCCTTGGATCAGGTGGCAGTACACCGCTACCCCGATCCGAAGGAGGATCGGCTCCGATCAGTTCTGGCTGTACAGCTCCAGGTGGCGCCGGGGGCACTTGTCCTGGGCAATGGGTCTGATGAGCTGATTCAACTGTTATTACTGGCGACGTCAGGACCTGGGACCACGATTCTCGCTCCAGTTCCAACCTTTTCGATGTATGAGCTGATCGCGAGGGCTCAGGGACTGCGCTTTGAAGGAGTACCCCTCGGATCTCGCTTTGAGCTTGACATGCCAAGACTGATCGAGACTATCGAGCGACGTAACCCCAAGGTCATCTTTCTGGCTACGCCAAACAATCCAACCGGCGGCGTCCTCTCTGAGGCGGAGATGTGCAAGATTTTGGCCGTTGCTCCCGGATTGGTAGTTGTGGACGAAGCTTATGGACCGTACGCTGGGCGGACTATGTTGCCGCATTTGGTCGATCAGGAACGGCTGGTGATCCTCAGCTCCCTTTCCAAAATCGGGCTGGCCGGTCTGCGCATTGGCTACCTCGTTGCCCATCCTGCACTCACAGCCGAGCTGGAGAAGGTCCGCCTTCCGTTTAACCTCAACGCCTTCTCTCAGGTGGCCGCCGCCGTGTTGCTCAACCACCAAGAGTGGATCGATGCGAGTGTTCGTGAGGTGGTCCGGGAGCGGACGAGGGTGATGGATCGCTTGGTCGCGCTCCCCGGCGTTGAGCCCTTCCCGTCAGCGGCAAACTTCATTCTCTTCCGGACGACACTTCCTGGGAACGATGTATTCGAAGCGGTGTTGGGGCAGGGCGTCCTGGTGCGAAACTTAGGGTCAGTGCCAGGTCTGCAAAATTGTCTGCGCGTTACTGTGGGCACGGACGCGGAGAACGATCGGTTTTTGGATGCATTGACGAAGGCGCTGAGATAA